The following is a genomic window from Brevibacterium limosum.
GCGCGGCACCGGTGACCAGCGCGGTCTTGTTCGTGAGCAGATACGGTTCCATGTTTCTCCTTGACGAAAGATTGAGTGAAGCGCCGTCCGGCGGCAGGTCGAACTCACCCGGCACCGGCAAAGGCGCCGATGCCGCGACAACGGCCCCGACTACCCGACCCCGAGCAGGTCGGGCAGCCAGTTCGAGATCGCCGGGATGTAGGTGATGAGCAGCAGGGCGATGATCGCGCAGATGAGGAACGGCACGACTCCGCGCACGACCTCCTCGAGTCTGATCTTCCCGATGCCCGCACCGACGTAGAGGTTGAGGCCGACCGGCGGGGTGAACAGTCCGATCGCGAGGTTGACGGTCATGAACACGCCGATCGTCGTCATGTCCACGCCCACGCCGATGAGGATCGGCACGAGGATCGGGATGAACAGGTAGAACGCGCTGATCGCGTCGACGAAGGCGCCGACGATGAGCAGGATGATCGTGATCGCCGCGAGGATGAGGTACTTGTTGTCCGTCACGCTCAGCACTGCCGTCGAGATCCGATCGGCCACCCCTTCGACGGTGATGACGTAGGAGAAGAGGCTGGCCACGCCGACGATGAACATGATGACCGCGGTCGAGACCCCGGACTCGAGGAACACCTTCGGCATGTCCTTCCAGGTCAGCTCCCGGTAGACGAACACCCCGACGATGAGCGCGTACACGGATGCGACGGCTCCCGCCTCGGTGGGGGTGAAGATGCCGCCATAGATCCCGCCGAGGATGATCACCGGGATGAGCAGGCCGGGGATCGCCTTGACCAGCGCGGTCATGACCTCGCCGAACCCGCCCTCGACGTCGACCGTGACCGTCGGATCCACAGATCCGACGCCTGATCCGGAACTCGCCGAGGCGGCCCTCCCCTTCGTCGTCAGCAGCTGAGTCCTGCCCCCTGCCGCACCGTCACCCGAACCGCCGTTCCCGACGGAACCGTTCCCAGCGGAACCAGCACCGACCGAACCGGACTCAGACGTCACCGTCGACGTGGACCTTGCGGCCGCCTCGGCGCGGGGCCCGGCCTTCACCGGCAGACCAGCGAGCTCACGCACCCGCGGGACGAACAGGGCGGCGATGAAGAATGCTGCGGCCATGATGATGCCGGGCACGATGCCGGCGATGAAGAGCCGGGAGATCGAGATCGACCCGAACTCGGCGGCGACGACGGCGAAGATGATGAACGCGATCGAGGGCGGGACGACGATGCCCATCGACCCGGAGGCCGCGACGAGGGAGACCGCGTGTTTCTTCTGATATCCGTTGCGCACGAGCGCGGGGATGAGGATCGCACCGATCGCGGCCACGGTGGCCGGGCCGGATCCGGAGATCGCGGAGAAGAAGAACGCGGAGATGATCGTCACCGCGGCCAGACCGTGGCTGAACCGGCCGAAGATGAGGAACGCGAGGTCGACGAGTCGCTGCGAGATGCCGGTGTACTGCATGACGATGCCGGCGAGGATGAAGAACGGGATCGCCAGCAGCGTGCCCGAACTCATCGACGGGAACATCACCGATGGCACCACGTCGAGGACCTGCACACCGTCGGTGGTGATCAGTGTGACGACGGCGGACAGGCCGAGGGCGAAGGCGACGGGGATCCCGAGGCCGAGGAAGAGGAAGAAGCTGCCGAAGAGCAGTAGCGCGATCATTTGCGGCCTCCTTCGATTTCGGACGAGAATTCGTCGGCGTCGATGGTCGGTGCGGCTTCGCTGGCGAGCCTCTCCATGACCGCCTCGGCGGAGGTGTCCTCATGCAGAGCCGTCCGCAGGGCTTGGATGCTGCGGAGGATTCCGAGCAGGCCGGCCAGGGGGATGGAAAGGGTGAACAGCCATTGCGGGATGCCCAGCGACGGGGTCGCTCGGCCGCGCAGGCCCTGCGCGATCGTCATCTCGCCGCCCCAGATGAGGAGGACTGCGAGGAAGAGAACGATGAGAGTGGTGCCGGTGATGAGCAGGACGCGGCGGGTCCGGCCCTTCGCGTTCTCGACAAGGTAGGTGAAGCCGAGATGCGCGCCGAGGCGGATCCCGACGACGGCTCCCATCATCGTGAGCACGACGAGGAGGTTGATGGTGATCTCCTCGGAGAAGGCCAGCGAGGCCTTGAAGATGTAGCGGGAGAGGACGTTGACGAAGGTGACGAGCACGATCATCATGAACGAGGCGATGATGACCCAGTCCTCGAAGAATCTGCTGGCTCTCATCTCACAGTCCTTTCGGGATGAACGCCTGGGCCATGTCCGGTCCCCAGACCTTGCGGTATTCGTCGTAGATCGGTGCCAGTTTCTCCCGGAAGGCGTCCTTCTCCTCGTCGCTGAGTTCGTTGACCTCCATGCCGGAGTCCTCGAGCTCGGCGATGAGCTTCTCTTCGCCGTCGCGGTTCTTCTGGATCTGGAATTCGTTGGCCTCGCCGGCCAGACGGCTCACGAGCTTCTGGTCCTCGGGAGTCAGGGAGTCATAGAGGTCCTTGTTGATGCCGAGGATGAGCGGGTCGTAGGAGTAGTTCCACAGCGTCAGGTATGGCTGGACCTCCTGCAGGTTCGAGGAGTAGATGACGTCGATCGGGTTCTCCTGCCCGTCGATCGCGCCCTGCTGCAGGGCGGTGAAGACCTCGCCGAAGGGC
Proteins encoded in this region:
- a CDS encoding TRAP transporter small permease, with protein sequence MRASRFFEDWVIIASFMMIVLVTFVNVLSRYIFKASLAFSEEITINLLVVLTMMGAVVGIRLGAHLGFTYLVENAKGRTRRVLLITGTTLIVLFLAVLLIWGGEMTIAQGLRGRATPSLGIPQWLFTLSIPLAGLLGILRSIQALRTALHEDTSAEAVMERLASEAAPTIDADEFSSEIEGGRK
- a CDS encoding TRAP transporter large permease, with the protein product MIALLLFGSFFLFLGLGIPVAFALGLSAVVTLITTDGVQVLDVVPSVMFPSMSSGTLLAIPFFILAGIVMQYTGISQRLVDLAFLIFGRFSHGLAAVTIISAFFFSAISGSGPATVAAIGAILIPALVRNGYQKKHAVSLVAASGSMGIVVPPSIAFIIFAVVAAEFGSISISRLFIAGIVPGIIMAAAFFIAALFVPRVRELAGLPVKAGPRAEAAARSTSTVTSESGSVGAGSAGNGSVGNGGSGDGAAGGRTQLLTTKGRAASASSGSGVGSVDPTVTVDVEGGFGEVMTALVKAIPGLLIPVIILGGIYGGIFTPTEAGAVASVYALIVGVFVYRELTWKDMPKVFLESGVSTAVIMFIVGVASLFSYVITVEGVADRISTAVLSVTDNKYLILAAITIILLIVGAFVDAISAFYLFIPILVPILIGVGVDMTTIGVFMTVNLAIGLFTPPVGLNLYVGAGIGKIRLEEVVRGVVPFLICAIIALLLITYIPAISNWLPDLLGVG